The genomic window ATGCCCGAGGCGCAGCGGGTGCGCGTGCTCGAGGCCGCGGCGGACGAGGGGACGATCGTGATCGCCGACGAGACGATGGCCGAGCTCGTCGTCGGGGGGCCGCGGGGCGCCTCCTTCGCTGGTGCTGGTGCAGGTGCCGGTGCCGGTGCTGGTGCTGGTGCCGGTGCCAGGGCCCGGCCGCTGCCGATGGCGGCGTACGGGCCCGCCGTGACGATCGGCTCGGTCGGCAAGTCGCTCTGGGGCGGCCTGCGGATCGGCTGGATCCGGGCCGAGCGGCCGCTCGTCGAGCGCCTCGTGCGTGCCCGCTCGGCCGGCGACCTCGGCACCCCCGTGCTCGAGCAGCTGATCGTCGCCGACCTGCTCGGCGACATGGACGGCGTGCTGGAGGCGCGCTCCCGGCAGCTGAGGCACGGTCGCGACCGGCTGGTCGCCGGTCTCCGCAGCGCGTTCCCCGGCTGGAGCGTGCCCTCGCCTGCCGGTGGTCTCACCACGTGGGTGGGCCTCGGCGCGCCCGTCAGCTCGCAGCTCGTGCTCGCCGCCCGCCGCCACGGGCTGCTGCTCGCGGCCGGGCCGATGTTCGGCGTCGACGGGGCGTTCGAGCGGTTCCTGCGGGTGCCGTACTCGTACCCGGACGACGAGACCGACCGCGCGCTCGCGGCGCTCGCCGCCGCCTGGGACGGCATCGACGGGGTGCAGGCGCCGCGCGGGGCGCTCATGGCCGAGGTCGTCTAGCCCGTCCCGTCGGCGAGGGGCGGCGGTTCCTCCACGTCGAGACACCTGGGGCCACCTCTGCACAGCGTGTAAGAAAGCGCCGCCAGTTCCCAGAGAGGCTGGTGACAATGGAGGCGCGGTGCACGTCGTCACCGTCGCCTCCTTCGTTCTCCTCCCTCTCACCACCGGAGCCTCGTGCATCTTCTGTCCGTCTTCAGCCTGCGCAACCGCGCGCTGATCGCCCTCGTCACCATCGTCGTCGCCGTCTTCGGCGGCATCGCGCTGACGTCGCTCAAGCAGGAGCTCGCGCCCAACGTGCAGTTCCCGCAGATCGCCATCGTCAGCTCGTACCCGGGCGCGACGCCCGAGGTGGTGAACGACGACGTCTCGACGCCGATCGAGCAGGCGGTGCAGATCATCCCGGGGCTCGAGGGCACGACCGCGACGTCGAGCACGTCACAGAGCACCGTCTCGGCCGAGTTCACCTACGGCACCGACCTCGGCGCGGCCGAGCAGAAGATCCAGTCGGCGATCAACCGGCTGACGCTGCCCGACAGCGTCGACACCCAGGTGGTCACCGGCAGCCTCGACGACCTGCCCATCGTGCAGATCGCCGTCACCGGCTACTCGGCCGACGACACCCAAGCGCTCGTCGACCGGCTCACCAACACGACCGTGCCCGACCTGCAGAAGCTCGACGGGGTCCGCGAGGCCTCGATCTACGGCGACGCCGGCCAGCGCGTCGTCATCACGCCCGACACCACGGCGCTCGCCGCGGCGGGCCTGACGACGCAGGCGTTCCAGGACGCGCTCGACGCCAACGGCACGCTGATCCCGGGCGGCACCCTCACCGAGAACGGCCAGACGCTCTCGATCCAGGCCGGCCAGCGCCTCACGAGCACCGACGAGGTCGCTGCCCTGCCGCTGCTCGGCGGCACCTCTGCGGTCACGATCGACGACGTCGCCGACGTGGCCCTCAGCGGCGCGCCGGTCACCTCGATCAGCCGCGTCGACGGCCAGGACGCCCTCACGATCGCGGTCACCAAGACGCTCGACGCCAACACCGTCGACGTGTCGACCACGGTGCAGGACGCGCTGCCGTCGCTCGCCGCCGACCTCGGCTCGGACGTCGACCTGTCGATCGTCTTCGACCAGGCGCCGTTCATCCAGCAGTCGATCGACGCGCTGGCTGAGGAGGGCCTGCTCGGCCTGGTCTTCGCCGTGATCGTGATCCTCGTGTTCCTGCTGTCGGTGCGCTCGACGATCGTCACCGCGATCAGCATCCCGACGAGCGTGCTCATCACCTTCATCGGCCTGCAGGCAGCCGGCTACACGCTCAACATCCTCACGCTGGGCGCGCTCACGATCGCCATCGGGCGCGTGGTCGACGACTCGATCGTCGTCATCGAGAACATCAAGAGGCACCTCGCAGGAGGCGACGGCCGCGTCGCGTCGATCACCACCGCCGTCCGCGAGGTCGCGGGCGCCGTCACGGCCTCGACCGTCACGACGGTCGTCGTCTTCCTGCCGCTCGCCTTCGTCGGCAACATCACCGGCGAGCTGTTCCGGCCCTTCGCGCTGACGGTGACCATCGCCCTGCTCGCGTCGCTGTTCGTGTCGCTGACGATCGTGCCGGTGCTGGCGTACTGGTTCCTCCGGGCGCCGAAGGTGCACAAGCACGCGCCCGGGGCTGTCGGCGCCGGTGCTGGTGCGGGCGAGCAGGTGCAGGAGCGGCTGACGACCGCCGCCTCCGACCCGACCGACCCGGCGCCGCTCGACCGGCTGCGTCGCGTCTACGTGCCGGTGCTGCGCGGCACGCTCCGCCACCCCGTCGTGACTCTGCTGGTCGCCGTGCTCGTGCTCGGCGGCACGGCTGCCGCGATCCCGCTGATGAAGACGAACTTCCTCGGGGCGAGCGGGCAGAACACGTTCACCGTCACGCAGACCCTGGCGCCGGCGTCGAGCCTGCAGGTGCTCTCGGACGCCGCCTCGAAGGTCGAGACCGAGCTCGACGGTGTCGACGGGATCGAGACCGTGCAGCTCACGATCGGCTCGAGCGGCACCTCCATCGCCAGCTTCTTCGGCGGCACCGGCGACAGCACCGTCACGTACTCGATCACCACGAACGAGGACGCCGACCAGGACGCGCTGCAGGCCGAGGTGCGCTCGCGCCTCGACGACGTCGCCGATGCCGGCGACATCGAGCTGACCGCGTCGAGCGGCTTCGGCACGAGCAACGACATCACCGTCGACGTGACCGCGCCCGACCCCGACACCCTGCAGACGGCGACCGAGACGGTGCTCACCGCTGTCGGCGACCTGCCCGGCACGGCCGAGGCCGGATCGAACCTGCAGGCCGCCCAGCCGGTGATCGGCGTCGTCGTCGACCGTGCCGCGGCGGCGGACATCGGGCTGAGCGAGGTCGCCGTCGGCGGCATCGTCTCGCAGGCGGTGCAGCCGTTCAGGGTCGGCTCGCTCGAGATCGACAACAGCTCGGTCGACATCTACACCGTCGACCCAACGCCCCCCGCGACGCTCGACGAGCTCCGCGCACTCGAGCTGCCGAGCGCGACCGGGCCCGTGCGCCTCGACTCGATCGCCACGGTCGAGCAGACGAACGGCCCCACCTCGGTCACCACGACCGACGCCGTCCGGAGCGCCACCGTCACCGTCACCCCGTCGAGCGACGACCTGTCGAGCGCCGGCACCGAGGTCGACGACGCGATCGCCGGGCTCGACCTGCCCGCCGGGGCGGACGCCGTCGTCGGCGGCGCCGTCGCCGACCAGTCGAACGCCTTCTCGCAGCTGTTCCTCGCGGTCCTCATCGCGATCCTGATCGTGTACATCGTCATGGTGGCGACGTTCCGCAGCCTGGCCCAGCCGCTCCTCCTGCTGGTGTCGATCCCGTTCGCGGCGACCGGCGCGATCCTGCTGCAGCTCGCCTCCGGCATCCCGCTCGGCGTCGCGTCGCTGATCGGGGTGCTGATGCTCGTCGGCATCGTGGTCACCAACGCGATCGTGCTGATCGACCTCGTGAACCAGTACCGGACACGGGGGCTGCGCGTGCGCGAGGCGTTGCTCGAGGGTGCGTCGCGCAGGCTGCGGCCGATCTTGATGACCGCGACCGCGACGATCTTCGCCCTCACCCCGATGGCGCTCGGCATCACCGGCCACGGCGGGTTCATCTCGCAGCCGCTGGCCGTCGTCGTGATCGGCGGGCTCGTGTCGTCGACCGTGCTGACGCTGGTCGTGCTGCCGGTGCTGTACTCGCTGTACGAGGGCTGGAGGGAGCGGCGGGCGGACCGGCGTGCGGGCGTCTCGGGCGCCTCCTCGGCCGGTGGCTCGGGTGGAGCGTCGGCCGACACCTCGGCGTAGCGACGCGACGACGACGAACCTCCGCGGAACATGGCGGAGGTTCGTCGTTTCCGCGTCGGGACAGCGCCGCAGATCTCCCGTCGGGCCCGCAGCGGGCCTAGATACGGCAAAGCGAGACAGATCGCGTCGGCGGCGGCCAGTGTGCAGGGATCCTGAGTCTCGAGAACCCGGATCACTCTCAAATTACGGGCCGCTGGGCAGGGGCGGTGCGTGACTCGGTCGGATCACTCTCGAATCACGGGGTGGGCGAGCAGAGAGGGGGCGGGCAGGGCGGCAAGTCGAGGAGGCGGGGGTTCTGTTCCGGGGGAGGGTCGGGTATCGTGGACGGGTCGGCTCAAGACCGCGCGCCTGTGGCGCGCACGTCCTGCGGCGTCGCTCCCCGGACAACCACCGGACGCGACGAGCAGGGCACATGAGGGTTTGTACGTCTTGTGGGCCGGATTCACGACGGATCTCGTCGGGATGAATTCACGTATGTGAACGGTCCTGGTCAATGGCTGCCCGGGTATTTCTTCGCGTCATCGCACAAGCCCGGAAAGAACACCATGCCCCCCTACGACAAGACTCCTTCACGCTCGCGAGGCACCGACCCGCACCGCAAGCCGGGCTCCAAGAGCTCCTCGCACCGCGGCCACCGCCCCGACGAGGCCGGCGCCCCCGAGCGCAAGAACCGCTGGAACTCCGACGCACGCGCCGAGCACCGCGGCGAGGCCCCCCGCAGCGGCAGCAGCCGCCCCAACTGGGAGCCCCGCGAGAAGACCTCGAACAGCCGCTTCGCCCCCCGCGACCACGACGCCCGCAACGCCGAGCGAGGCCGCGACGGAGGCGCCCCCCGCTTCGGCAGGGACGGAGGCAAGGAGGCGGCCCGCGCCGGACGCGACGGACGCCCCGCCCGCAGCTGGGACCGCGACGCCCGTCCGGCCCGCGACTCCGGCGGACGCGACGACCGCGGCGGCCGTTCGTACGGCCGCGACGACCGCGACGCCCGTCCTGCACGCGACGATCGCGCCCCGCGCAGCTGGGACCGCGGCGACCGCAACGACCGTCCCGCACGCGACGACCGCGCCCCGCGCTCGTACGACCGCGACGACCGTGCTCCGCGCCGCGACGACCGCGACGCCCGTCCCGCCCGCCGCGACGACCGCGCCCCCAAGAACTACACGCCCGCCGGGCGCCCGCCCCGCGACGACCAGCCGGCCCGTTCGTACGGTGACCGTCCTGAGCGCGGCGGACGCACCTCCGGCGGCTCGTACGACCGCGACAGCCGCGGCGGCCGCGACGACCGCGCCCCCCGCAGCTTCGACCGCGGCGACCGCGGCCCCGGCGCAGCCGAGCGCAACGATCGCAGCGACTTCTACCCGAAGCGCGACCAGGGTGCGCACTACTCGCCCGAGGACGACGTCAAGCTCGAGAAGCTGCAGGCGGAGGTGCTCACGGCGCAGGACGTCGAGGGCGTCAGCTTCGGCGACCTCGGCCTCGGCGACAACATCGAGCGCCAGCTGGCCTCGATGGGCGCTGCCGCTCCGTTCGCGATCCAGGCCGCGACGATCCCGGACGTGCTCGCAGGTCGCGACGTGCTCGGCCGCGGTCGCACCGGCTCCGGCAAGACCATCGCCTTCGGCGCCCCGCTCGTCGAGAAGCTGATGGAGAACAACGGCGGGAAGAACCGCAAGATGGGCCGTCGGCCCCGTGCGCTGATCCTCGCCCCGACGCGTGAGCTCGCGATGCAGATCGACCGCACCGTGCAGCCCATCGCCCGCTCGGTCGGCCTGTTCACCACGCAGGTCTACGGAGGCGTGCCCCAGGCCCGCCAGGTCGGCGCGCTGAACCGCGGCGTCGACATCGTGATCGGCACCCCCGGCCGCATCGAGGACCTGATCGACCAGGGCCGCCTCGACCTCAGCGAGGTCGTCATCACGGTGCTCGACGAGGCCGACCACATGTGCGACCTCGGGTTCCTCGAGCCGGTGCAGCGCATCATCCGCGAGACCGCGCAGGTCAAGCCGAACGGCGACCGCGCCCAGAAGCTGCTCTTCAGCGCGACCCTCGACAAGGGCGTGGCGAAGCTCGTCGACGAGTTCCTCGTGAAGCCCGCCGTGCACGAGGTCGCCGGAGAAGACCAGGCCAGCTCGACGATCGACCACCGCGTGCTCGTCATCGAGCAGCGCGACAAGACGGCCGTCATCGAGCAGCTCGCGTCGGGCCCTGGCAAGACGCTCGTCTTCGCCCGCACCCGTGCGTTCGCCGAGCAGCTCACCGACCAGCTCGAGGACGCGGGCATCCGCGCCACCAGCCTGCACGGCGACCTGAACCAGGCCCGCCGCACGCGCAACCTCGGCCTGCTCACCAGCGGCAAGGTCAACGTGCTCGTCGCGACCGACGTCGCCGCCCGCGGCATCCACGTCGACGACATCGAGCTGGTCGTCCAGGCCGACATGCCCGACGAGTACAAGACGTACCTGCACCGTTCGGGCCGCACCGGCCGTGCCGGCAAGGAGGGCACCGTGGTCACGCTGATCACGCGCCCCCGTCGCCGCCGCATGGAGGAGCTGCTCGACCGCGCCGAGATCGAGGCCGAGATGATCGACGCCCGCTCGGGCGACGCCCTCGTCGACCAGCTGGCCGGCGTCTAGGCCGCACCGCGCCTCCTTCGGGGCCCTAGGCGGCGTGAGAGCGACGAACCTCCGTGGAACACCACGGCGGTTCGTCGCTTTCGCGTAGGCCCTCGCGGCGCCGCAGCGGGAACCGCGCTCGCACCCGCGGAACCCGCGCGGACCCAGCGGCGCGCGGGAGGGTGCGCGCGGGTTCGCCGGGTGCGGACCCGGGCCCGGGCACAGGTGCGCCGCGCTGCGGCCTAGGCTCGCAGCGTGGCACCGACCCGCGAGAGACCCGGCATCGTCCGTGTCCGCATCAGCGACCGCGAGGTCTGGCACGTCGCCGACCCGGCGCTGACCGAGGCCGAGGCCGAGGAGGCGGTGCGCGCGCACCGCGCCGCGAACGCTCCCACGAACCGCAGCGTGGTGCGTCGCGTGCTGGCCTGGAGCCCGGGGGCTGTGGCGCTCCTCCTGCTGGTCGGGGCCGTGGTGGGCACCGTGGCCATCATGAGCGAGCTCGACCTCGCCGAGCTGCCCGCCCGGTTCGCCGTCGCCGTGGTGTTGAGCGTGGTCGGGCTGGTCGTCGTGGCGGTCGTGGGCATCGTGCTGGTCGAGGCGCCCTGGCGACGAGGCGAGGCGGACGTCGGCGGGCCCGGGCCTGCGACCAGCCGGAGCGTCGTGCCGATCGAGGGCGCTGCGCTCGACTGGGCGTCCGACGCCACGAGTCCCGCGGACCTCTGGCGCGTGCTCGACGCGCTGTCTCTGCTGGCGGAGCTCGACGGGGCGCAGTGGCGACTGGTCGACGTCCTGTACGGGCGACTGGACGAGTGGGACGAGTGGGACGGCGGCGACGGCTCGGGTGTGGCGGCCAGGGGGCCACACCCGGCCCAGGCGGCCCTGCGTGCGGCCCAGGACCGAGCCTCCGCCGAGCTGATCGCGCTGGGACGCGAGGTCGGGCTACCTGCGATGGCGCTGATCCGTCCCGTGACGGATCGCTCGTGAGCCGCTTCGTGGACGACGTGCCGGAGGGCACTCCCGGGCACGGCGACGAGTTCGATCGTGAGGCGAGCGCGGCGCATCGTGACCGCAGCCACGACGCCGACGCTGGCGCGCGCAGCCGCTGGCTGATCGCCGACCCCGATCTGTCGAGGGACGAGGCTGCAGCGGCACTCCGCGACGCGCTCACCTGGCCCCGAGCCGGCGGCGCGGCGGGCCCCGCCGTCGCGGGGCTCGCGGCCGTCGCCGGCGGACTGCTCGGCATCGCCGCGGCCGTCTGGCTGCTCGACCTCGTCGAGTGGCCCTCGTGGGCCGCCCTCGGCGCCGTGGGCGCGGCGGCCGTCGGCATCCCCGTCTGGGCGGCGACCGAGCGGCGCGCGAACGGTCGGGCTCGAGCGCGGCAGCAGGTCGCGACGGCGACGGCACGCAAGTCCCTCGTGGAGGTGCCCGCGAGCTTCGCGACGTGGGCCGAGTCCGATGGGCGGTCGCTCGGACACGGCGACCTGGTCGCCCTCGCGCGGGCGGTCAGCGCGACCCGGACGGCCGCGTCTGCCCTCGACGCCTGGCGCTGGGGCGACCCCGAGGTCGACTGGCCGCACGCCCACGCCGTCGTCGATCCCGTCCTCGTGGCCGAGTACGAGGCCGCCCGGGCGGCGCTCGACGTGCTGGCCGGGCCGCTGGGCTACGAGGTGCCCGCGGAGATCGTGCCCGAGTCCCTGCGGTAGGCAGGCGGTCCGGGGGGAGGCGATCCGCGCCTCCTGCAGGGCCTGCCGGTGTCGCCACCCCTCGAAACCGCGCGCACCCGCCGGCGCGCGCGAGGGTGTGCGCGGGTTCAAGGGGTGCGGACGGCGCCTCACGACGAGACCCGGCCGCGGCACGGGGGCGGGCGCTAGCGCTAGCGGCGGTCGAGCAGGCCGCGCACGTACGACGCCTGGCCGAGGTGCTGCGTGCAGTCGCCGAGGATGCTGACGAGGCGCGAGCCGGCGGTGACGGGCGGGTCCCAGGCGTCGTCGACGACGTCCGTGTACGAGGCGGCGTCGAGCCCCTCGAGGTAGCCGCGCGTGCGCAGCGTGACCGCCTCGAGGTAGGCGACGAGGAGGTGCGGCTCGACACGCACCTCGCCCACCTCCGCTGGTGCCTGGCCATAGCCCATCTCGGCGTGGTCGAAGGGGAGCGCGAAGCGGTCGGCCCAGCCGTCGGCGGTCCAGACCTGGTCGGAGGCGGCGAGGTCGGCGA from Frigoribacterium sp. PvP032 includes these protein-coding regions:
- a CDS encoding efflux RND transporter permease subunit produces the protein MHLLSVFSLRNRALIALVTIVVAVFGGIALTSLKQELAPNVQFPQIAIVSSYPGATPEVVNDDVSTPIEQAVQIIPGLEGTTATSSTSQSTVSAEFTYGTDLGAAEQKIQSAINRLTLPDSVDTQVVTGSLDDLPIVQIAVTGYSADDTQALVDRLTNTTVPDLQKLDGVREASIYGDAGQRVVITPDTTALAAAGLTTQAFQDALDANGTLIPGGTLTENGQTLSIQAGQRLTSTDEVAALPLLGGTSAVTIDDVADVALSGAPVTSISRVDGQDALTIAVTKTLDANTVDVSTTVQDALPSLAADLGSDVDLSIVFDQAPFIQQSIDALAEEGLLGLVFAVIVILVFLLSVRSTIVTAISIPTSVLITFIGLQAAGYTLNILTLGALTIAIGRVVDDSIVVIENIKRHLAGGDGRVASITTAVREVAGAVTASTVTTVVVFLPLAFVGNITGELFRPFALTVTIALLASLFVSLTIVPVLAYWFLRAPKVHKHAPGAVGAGAGAGEQVQERLTTAASDPTDPAPLDRLRRVYVPVLRGTLRHPVVTLLVAVLVLGGTAAAIPLMKTNFLGASGQNTFTVTQTLAPASSLQVLSDAASKVETELDGVDGIETVQLTIGSSGTSIASFFGGTGDSTVTYSITTNEDADQDALQAEVRSRLDDVADAGDIELTASSGFGTSNDITVDVTAPDPDTLQTATETVLTAVGDLPGTAEAGSNLQAAQPVIGVVVDRAAAADIGLSEVAVGGIVSQAVQPFRVGSLEIDNSSVDIYTVDPTPPATLDELRALELPSATGPVRLDSIATVEQTNGPTSVTTTDAVRSATVTVTPSSDDLSSAGTEVDDAIAGLDLPAGADAVVGGAVADQSNAFSQLFLAVLIAILIVYIVMVATFRSLAQPLLLLVSIPFAATGAILLQLASGIPLGVASLIGVLMLVGIVVTNAIVLIDLVNQYRTRGLRVREALLEGASRRLRPILMTATATIFALTPMALGITGHGGFISQPLAVVVIGGLVSSTVLTLVVLPVLYSLYEGWRERRADRRAGVSGASSAGGSGGASADTSA
- a CDS encoding DEAD/DEAH box helicase, giving the protein MPPYDKTPSRSRGTDPHRKPGSKSSSHRGHRPDEAGAPERKNRWNSDARAEHRGEAPRSGSSRPNWEPREKTSNSRFAPRDHDARNAERGRDGGAPRFGRDGGKEAARAGRDGRPARSWDRDARPARDSGGRDDRGGRSYGRDDRDARPARDDRAPRSWDRGDRNDRPARDDRAPRSYDRDDRAPRRDDRDARPARRDDRAPKNYTPAGRPPRDDQPARSYGDRPERGGRTSGGSYDRDSRGGRDDRAPRSFDRGDRGPGAAERNDRSDFYPKRDQGAHYSPEDDVKLEKLQAEVLTAQDVEGVSFGDLGLGDNIERQLASMGAAAPFAIQAATIPDVLAGRDVLGRGRTGSGKTIAFGAPLVEKLMENNGGKNRKMGRRPRALILAPTRELAMQIDRTVQPIARSVGLFTTQVYGGVPQARQVGALNRGVDIVIGTPGRIEDLIDQGRLDLSEVVITVLDEADHMCDLGFLEPVQRIIRETAQVKPNGDRAQKLLFSATLDKGVAKLVDEFLVKPAVHEVAGEDQASSTIDHRVLVIEQRDKTAVIEQLASGPGKTLVFARTRAFAEQLTDQLEDAGIRATSLHGDLNQARRTRNLGLLTSGKVNVLVATDVAARGIHVDDIELVVQADMPDEYKTYLHRSGRTGRAGKEGTVVTLITRPRRRRMEELLDRAEIEAEMIDARSGDALVDQLAGV
- a CDS encoding DinB family protein, whose translation is MTPSDVLIEAFDRLPAIASAAVDGLSVDDLAWRPDAEANTIAWLVWHTARGQDVQIADLAASDQVWTADGWADRFALPFDHAEMGYGQAPAEVGEVRVEPHLLVAYLEAVTLRTRGYLEGLDAASYTDVVDDAWDPPVTAGSRLVSILGDCTQHLGQASYVRGLLDRR